A genome region from Panicum virgatum strain AP13 chromosome 4K, P.virgatum_v5, whole genome shotgun sequence includes the following:
- the LOC120703465 gene encoding phosphomannomutase/phosphoglucomutase-like isoform X2 encodes MATVTTSSPATLQSCKHASHGVVRYCPPLPWRRRSYSQVSTRATASSHGQPSAMTGGRVEAPVGIAAEAGEEGDSIRRLQNGPDVRAVDLTPLAVEVVAESFGEWLREELQRPEGEELRVSVGCDPRLSGARLSAALFAGLARAGCSVFDMGLATTPACFMSTILPGFNYDASIMMTASHLPYTRNGLKFFTKRGGLTSVDVEKICNRAAQKYVARKMGLGSRGTPPVVMRVDLMSAYSQHLRDIIKQRVAHPTHYDTPLKGFKVIVNAGNGCGGFFTWDVLEKLGADTTGSLHLEPDGMFPNHMPNPEDATAMSLTRDAVMAHGADLGVVFDTDVDRSGVVDDTGAAINGDRLIALMSAIVLDEHPGTMVVTDARASDGLTRFIASRGGHHCLYRVGYRNVIDKGVQLNNDGVETHLMMETTGHGALKENYFLDDGAYMVVKIVIEMVRMKLEGLEGGIGSLIMDLEEPAESVLLRMNILGEPKHARQRGTMAVEAFKNYIQEDKLSGWVLDDCGDCSVGEGCLVDTNDHPIDVDAYMYRAKFYNENMRPLGMVHVRQSVHNPNIALNMQSYLPGGCKSMARDLHERFLLASGVNEFLDTREVEKFVK; translated from the exons ATGGCCACCGTCACCACTTCTTCGCCGGCCACTCTGCAGTCATGCAAGCACGCTAGCCACGGCGTGGTGCGGTACTGCCCTCCTCtcccgtggaggaggaggagctacagCCAGGTGTCGACAAGAGCCACGGCGAGCTCACATGGTCAGCCCTCGGCGATGACAGGCGGCCGGGTAGAGGCGCCCGTTGGCATCGCCGcggaggcgggggaggagggcgaCAGTATCCGGAGGCTGCAGAACGGGCCGGACGTGCGGGCAGTGGACCTCACGCCTCTGGCGGTCGAGGTTGTCGCGGAGAGCTTCGGGGAGTGGCTGCGTGAGGAGCTCCAGCGGCCGGAGGGCGAGGAGCTGCGGGTGTCTGTCGGGTGCGACCCACGGCTGTCGGGCGCAAGGCTCAGCGCCGCGCTCTTCGCGGGGCTCGCGAGGGCGGGGTGCTCCGTGTTCGACATGGGCCTCGCCACCACGCCAGCGTGCTTCATGAGCACCATACTGCCTGGGTTCAACTATGACGCGTCTATTATG ATGACGGCGTCACACCTGCCCTACACCCGCAACGGCCTCAAGTTCTTCACCAAGCGCGGCGGGTTGACCTCCGTGGACGTCGAGAAGATCTGTAATCGCGCGGCGCAAAAGTACGTGGCCCGGAAGATGGGCCTCGGCAGCAGGGGCACGCCGCCGGTGGTAATGCGCGTCGACCTCATGAGCGCCTACTCCCAGCACCTCCGTGACATCATCAAGCAGCGCGTCGCGCACCCGACGCACTACGACACCCCGCTGAAGGGCTTCAAGGTCATCGTGAACGCCGGCAACGGCTGCGGTGGCTTCTTCACGTGGGATGTCTTGGAGAAGCTCGGCGCCGACACAACGGGTAGCCTGCACCTGGAGCCCGACGGCATGTTCCCCAACCACATGCCCAACCCGGAGGATGCCACTGCCATGTCGCTCACCCGCGACGCCGTGATGGCCCACGGTGCGGACCTGGGGGTCGTCTTCGATACCGACGTGGACCGCAGCGGCGTGGTCGACGACACTGGCGCGGCTATTAACGGCGATAGGCTCATCGCGCTCATGTCGGCCATCGTGCTGGACGAGCACCCGGGCACAATGGTTGTCACCGACGCGCGCGCCAGCGATGGGCTCACGCGGTTCATCGCCTCCAGGGGAGGCCACCACTGCCTATACCGCGTGGGCTaccgcaacgtcatcgacaaGGGCGTCCAGCTCAACAATGACGGCGTAGAGACGCACCTGATGATGGAGACCACCGGCCACGGCGCGCTCAAGGAGAACTACTTCCTCGATGATG GTGCGTACATGGTGGTGAAAATTGTCATCGAGATGGTCCGGATGAAACTGGAAGGATTGGAGGGAGGCATAGGGAGCCTCATCATGGATCTCGAGGAGCCTGCCGAGTCAGTTTTGTTGAGGATGAACATACTAGGTGAACCCAAGCATGCAAGGCAAAGGGGTACAATGGCCGTTGAGGCTTTCAAGAATTACATCCAG GAGGACAAACTTTCCGGTTGGGTGCTCGATGATTGCGGGGATTGCTCAGTTGGCGAGGGATGCCTCGTGGACACAAATGATCATCCTATCGATGTTGATGCATACATGTACAG AGCAAAATTTTACAACGAGAATATGAGACCATTGGGCATGGTCCACGTTCGTCAAAGTGTTCATAATCCCAATATAGCATTGAATATGCAATCCTATCTTCCTGGTGGTTGCAAATCCATGGCAAGGGATCTTCACGAAAG GTTTTTGTTGGCAAGTGGAGTAAATGAGTTCCTTGACACTAGAGAAGTAGAGAAATTTGTGAAGTAG
- the LOC120703465 gene encoding phosphomannomutase/phosphoglucomutase-like isoform X1: protein MATVTTSSPATLQSCKHASHGVVRYCPPLPWRRRSYSQVSTRATASSHGQPSAMTGGRVEAPVGIAAEAGEEGDSIRRLQNGPDVRAVDLTPLAVEVVAESFGEWLREELQRPEGEELRVSVGCDPRLSGARLSAALFAGLARAGCSVFDMGLATTPACFMSTILPGFNYDASIMKKMAELKPSSLVVTNRNAAINLEDQMEMTASHLPYTRNGLKFFTKRGGLTSVDVEKICNRAAQKYVARKMGLGSRGTPPVVMRVDLMSAYSQHLRDIIKQRVAHPTHYDTPLKGFKVIVNAGNGCGGFFTWDVLEKLGADTTGSLHLEPDGMFPNHMPNPEDATAMSLTRDAVMAHGADLGVVFDTDVDRSGVVDDTGAAINGDRLIALMSAIVLDEHPGTMVVTDARASDGLTRFIASRGGHHCLYRVGYRNVIDKGVQLNNDGVETHLMMETTGHGALKENYFLDDGAYMVVKIVIEMVRMKLEGLEGGIGSLIMDLEEPAESVLLRMNILGEPKHARQRGTMAVEAFKNYIQEDKLSGWVLDDCGDCSVGEGCLVDTNDHPIDVDAYMYRAKFYNENMRPLGMVHVRQSVHNPNIALNMQSYLPGGCKSMARDLHERFLLASGVNEFLDTREVEKFVK from the exons ATGGCCACCGTCACCACTTCTTCGCCGGCCACTCTGCAGTCATGCAAGCACGCTAGCCACGGCGTGGTGCGGTACTGCCCTCCTCtcccgtggaggaggaggagctacagCCAGGTGTCGACAAGAGCCACGGCGAGCTCACATGGTCAGCCCTCGGCGATGACAGGCGGCCGGGTAGAGGCGCCCGTTGGCATCGCCGcggaggcgggggaggagggcgaCAGTATCCGGAGGCTGCAGAACGGGCCGGACGTGCGGGCAGTGGACCTCACGCCTCTGGCGGTCGAGGTTGTCGCGGAGAGCTTCGGGGAGTGGCTGCGTGAGGAGCTCCAGCGGCCGGAGGGCGAGGAGCTGCGGGTGTCTGTCGGGTGCGACCCACGGCTGTCGGGCGCAAGGCTCAGCGCCGCGCTCTTCGCGGGGCTCGCGAGGGCGGGGTGCTCCGTGTTCGACATGGGCCTCGCCACCACGCCAGCGTGCTTCATGAGCACCATACTGCCTGGGTTCAACTATGACGCGTCTATTATG aagaagatggcggagctgaaaccttcgagtttggtggtgacgaaccgtaacgccgcaataaatcttGAAGATCAAatggag ATGACGGCGTCACACCTGCCCTACACCCGCAACGGCCTCAAGTTCTTCACCAAGCGCGGCGGGTTGACCTCCGTGGACGTCGAGAAGATCTGTAATCGCGCGGCGCAAAAGTACGTGGCCCGGAAGATGGGCCTCGGCAGCAGGGGCACGCCGCCGGTGGTAATGCGCGTCGACCTCATGAGCGCCTACTCCCAGCACCTCCGTGACATCATCAAGCAGCGCGTCGCGCACCCGACGCACTACGACACCCCGCTGAAGGGCTTCAAGGTCATCGTGAACGCCGGCAACGGCTGCGGTGGCTTCTTCACGTGGGATGTCTTGGAGAAGCTCGGCGCCGACACAACGGGTAGCCTGCACCTGGAGCCCGACGGCATGTTCCCCAACCACATGCCCAACCCGGAGGATGCCACTGCCATGTCGCTCACCCGCGACGCCGTGATGGCCCACGGTGCGGACCTGGGGGTCGTCTTCGATACCGACGTGGACCGCAGCGGCGTGGTCGACGACACTGGCGCGGCTATTAACGGCGATAGGCTCATCGCGCTCATGTCGGCCATCGTGCTGGACGAGCACCCGGGCACAATGGTTGTCACCGACGCGCGCGCCAGCGATGGGCTCACGCGGTTCATCGCCTCCAGGGGAGGCCACCACTGCCTATACCGCGTGGGCTaccgcaacgtcatcgacaaGGGCGTCCAGCTCAACAATGACGGCGTAGAGACGCACCTGATGATGGAGACCACCGGCCACGGCGCGCTCAAGGAGAACTACTTCCTCGATGATG GTGCGTACATGGTGGTGAAAATTGTCATCGAGATGGTCCGGATGAAACTGGAAGGATTGGAGGGAGGCATAGGGAGCCTCATCATGGATCTCGAGGAGCCTGCCGAGTCAGTTTTGTTGAGGATGAACATACTAGGTGAACCCAAGCATGCAAGGCAAAGGGGTACAATGGCCGTTGAGGCTTTCAAGAATTACATCCAG GAGGACAAACTTTCCGGTTGGGTGCTCGATGATTGCGGGGATTGCTCAGTTGGCGAGGGATGCCTCGTGGACACAAATGATCATCCTATCGATGTTGATGCATACATGTACAG AGCAAAATTTTACAACGAGAATATGAGACCATTGGGCATGGTCCACGTTCGTCAAAGTGTTCATAATCCCAATATAGCATTGAATATGCAATCCTATCTTCCTGGTGGTTGCAAATCCATGGCAAGGGATCTTCACGAAAG GTTTTTGTTGGCAAGTGGAGTAAATGAGTTCCTTGACACTAGAGAAGTAGAGAAATTTGTGAAGTAG
- the LOC120703465 gene encoding phosphomannomutase/phosphoglucomutase-like isoform X3: MTASHLPYTRNGLKFFTKRGGLTSVDVEKICNRAAQKYVARKMGLGSRGTPPVVMRVDLMSAYSQHLRDIIKQRVAHPTHYDTPLKGFKVIVNAGNGCGGFFTWDVLEKLGADTTGSLHLEPDGMFPNHMPNPEDATAMSLTRDAVMAHGADLGVVFDTDVDRSGVVDDTGAAINGDRLIALMSAIVLDEHPGTMVVTDARASDGLTRFIASRGGHHCLYRVGYRNVIDKGVQLNNDGVETHLMMETTGHGALKENYFLDDGAYMVVKIVIEMVRMKLEGLEGGIGSLIMDLEEPAESVLLRMNILGEPKHARQRGTMAVEAFKNYIQEDKLSGWVLDDCGDCSVGEGCLVDTNDHPIDVDAYMYRAKFYNENMRPLGMVHVRQSVHNPNIALNMQSYLPGGCKSMARDLHERFLLASGVNEFLDTREVEKFVK, translated from the exons ATGACGGCGTCACACCTGCCCTACACCCGCAACGGCCTCAAGTTCTTCACCAAGCGCGGCGGGTTGACCTCCGTGGACGTCGAGAAGATCTGTAATCGCGCGGCGCAAAAGTACGTGGCCCGGAAGATGGGCCTCGGCAGCAGGGGCACGCCGCCGGTGGTAATGCGCGTCGACCTCATGAGCGCCTACTCCCAGCACCTCCGTGACATCATCAAGCAGCGCGTCGCGCACCCGACGCACTACGACACCCCGCTGAAGGGCTTCAAGGTCATCGTGAACGCCGGCAACGGCTGCGGTGGCTTCTTCACGTGGGATGTCTTGGAGAAGCTCGGCGCCGACACAACGGGTAGCCTGCACCTGGAGCCCGACGGCATGTTCCCCAACCACATGCCCAACCCGGAGGATGCCACTGCCATGTCGCTCACCCGCGACGCCGTGATGGCCCACGGTGCGGACCTGGGGGTCGTCTTCGATACCGACGTGGACCGCAGCGGCGTGGTCGACGACACTGGCGCGGCTATTAACGGCGATAGGCTCATCGCGCTCATGTCGGCCATCGTGCTGGACGAGCACCCGGGCACAATGGTTGTCACCGACGCGCGCGCCAGCGATGGGCTCACGCGGTTCATCGCCTCCAGGGGAGGCCACCACTGCCTATACCGCGTGGGCTaccgcaacgtcatcgacaaGGGCGTCCAGCTCAACAATGACGGCGTAGAGACGCACCTGATGATGGAGACCACCGGCCACGGCGCGCTCAAGGAGAACTACTTCCTCGATGATG GTGCGTACATGGTGGTGAAAATTGTCATCGAGATGGTCCGGATGAAACTGGAAGGATTGGAGGGAGGCATAGGGAGCCTCATCATGGATCTCGAGGAGCCTGCCGAGTCAGTTTTGTTGAGGATGAACATACTAGGTGAACCCAAGCATGCAAGGCAAAGGGGTACAATGGCCGTTGAGGCTTTCAAGAATTACATCCAG GAGGACAAACTTTCCGGTTGGGTGCTCGATGATTGCGGGGATTGCTCAGTTGGCGAGGGATGCCTCGTGGACACAAATGATCATCCTATCGATGTTGATGCATACATGTACAG AGCAAAATTTTACAACGAGAATATGAGACCATTGGGCATGGTCCACGTTCGTCAAAGTGTTCATAATCCCAATATAGCATTGAATATGCAATCCTATCTTCCTGGTGGTTGCAAATCCATGGCAAGGGATCTTCACGAAAG GTTTTTGTTGGCAAGTGGAGTAAATGAGTTCCTTGACACTAGAGAAGTAGAGAAATTTGTGAAGTAG